One genomic window of Corynebacterium sp. sy039 includes the following:
- a CDS encoding DUF1542 domain-containing protein: MPMLILLSLLALAVVALALRAKTNNKQLEQGKFEDAIADARRWTERLGSQVLTIAGTDAASTQAIADASERYTAASSQIAQATTVRQAELARESALEGLYYMHAAREIMGLPAGPELPLLEGQKKAGKVTETRTITQENGQVLTASPVATDVTPNYYPGGVVAGRPVPAGWYSAPWWADAMLSGVWTGLSFAMWSSLFTGMSGINSDAWSDGYADGYQEGLDAADSGADADFSDAGSDDGGFFNFDGFGDFGGDGFDFDF; the protein is encoded by the coding sequence GTGCCCATGCTGATTTTACTTTCCCTACTTGCTCTTGCTGTTGTCGCACTAGCGCTTCGCGCTAAAACAAACAATAAGCAGCTAGAACAAGGAAAATTTGAGGATGCCATTGCCGACGCGCGTCGTTGGACTGAGCGTTTGGGTTCCCAAGTTCTCACTATTGCAGGCACCGATGCCGCGTCTACGCAGGCTATTGCTGATGCCTCTGAGCGCTATACTGCAGCTTCTTCACAAATCGCCCAGGCCACCACAGTTCGCCAAGCAGAACTTGCGCGAGAATCAGCTCTTGAGGGCTTGTACTATATGCACGCAGCGCGCGAAATCATGGGGCTGCCCGCAGGTCCAGAGTTGCCGCTTCTTGAGGGGCAAAAGAAAGCTGGAAAAGTCACCGAAACACGCACTATCACTCAAGAAAACGGTCAAGTGCTCACTGCTTCTCCCGTCGCTACCGACGTCACCCCAAACTACTACCCCGGTGGAGTTGTCGCAGGTCGCCCAGTGCCAGCTGGCTGGTATTCTGCACCTTGGTGGGCTGACGCCATGCTTTCTGGGGTGTGGACTGGTCTTTCCTTTGCAATGTGGAGTTCTCTCTTTACCGGAATGAGCGGTATCAATAGTGATGCCTGGTCTGATGGCTATGCCGACGGCTACCAAGAAGGACTCGATGCCGCAGATTCCGGTGCAGATGCAGATTTCAGCGATGCTGGCTCTGACGATGGTGGTTTCTTCAATTTTGATGGCTTCGGCGATTTCGGCGGCGATGGCTTTGACTTCGATTTCTAA
- a CDS encoding MFS transporter, whose product MHKVKALIIAYFLTVLCGAMTSIGVSVHFATTGAGAGVVSGTLIASACASIFVAPFLAPVFDKFSIRTVAIGSIIGEIVVLVTLVLFLRPVVLIAGTLVSSALAGVSIPAIFSLTEKLAPDLAAAQVFSRLDTARLVGGFVGSAAGGVVVERVSLSGAFLAEIVVNLCVIVVLCVVGAPRVGDDEQCQGAGGDQRSFWRRLVEAPSLLLRHRQARVALQSIWVAIIFTSVYNVALVFFALNELHAGGLGYAVLGQGFVVGRIVGARLSSRVREGNAFVVLIVGGVVMGVAIAGVGVGRSVIVGVVCALVAGVCNAVQVGALRLLVVGAVDVRVRPKALSTMGSVNSSAMLVGYVCGAPLVQCVGGGCALVLSGVGTVVFTVLPVGVTWIAKKIRRT is encoded by the coding sequence ATGCACAAGGTCAAAGCCCTAATAATTGCGTATTTTTTGACTGTGTTGTGTGGGGCTATGACCAGTATTGGGGTGTCTGTGCATTTTGCTACGACGGGGGCGGGTGCGGGGGTGGTCAGCGGTACGCTTATTGCGAGTGCGTGTGCGAGTATTTTTGTTGCGCCTTTCTTAGCGCCGGTGTTTGATAAGTTTTCAATCCGTACTGTTGCCATTGGCAGCATTATTGGTGAGATAGTGGTGCTGGTGACGCTGGTTTTGTTTTTGCGTCCTGTGGTGTTGATTGCGGGGACGTTGGTTAGTTCGGCGTTGGCTGGGGTGAGTATCCCGGCGATTTTTTCGTTAACGGAAAAACTTGCGCCTGATTTGGCGGCGGCGCAGGTGTTTTCCAGGCTTGATACTGCGCGTCTTGTTGGTGGTTTTGTTGGTTCAGCTGCTGGCGGTGTGGTGGTTGAGCGGGTGTCGCTTTCTGGTGCGTTTCTCGCAGAGATTGTTGTGAACCTGTGTGTGATTGTGGTGTTGTGCGTGGTGGGGGCACCGCGTGTGGGTGATGATGAGCAGTGTCAGGGTGCAGGGGGAGATCAGCGTAGTTTTTGGCGGCGTTTGGTGGAAGCGCCTTCGTTGTTGCTGCGTCATCGGCAGGCGCGTGTGGCGTTGCAGAGTATTTGGGTGGCGATTATTTTTACGTCGGTGTATAACGTGGCGTTGGTGTTTTTTGCGTTGAATGAGTTGCATGCTGGGGGTTTGGGGTATGCGGTGTTGGGTCAGGGGTTTGTTGTGGGGCGTATTGTGGGGGCGCGGTTGTCGTCGCGGGTGCGTGAGGGGAATGCGTTTGTGGTGTTGATTGTTGGTGGTGTGGTGATGGGTGTTGCGATTGCTGGTGTTGGGGTGGGTCGTAGTGTGATTGTGGGGGTGGTGTGTGCGTTGGTTGCGGGGGTGTGTAATGCGGTGCAGGTTGGGGCGTTGCGGTTGTTGGTGGTGGGGGCTGTTGATGTGCGGGTGCGTCCGAAGGCTTTGTCGACGATGGGTTCGGTGAATAGTTCGGCGATGTTGGTGGGGTATGTGTGTGGTGCTCCGCTTGTGCAGTGTGTGGGTGGGGGTTGTGCGTTGGTGTTGTCGGGTGTGGGGACGGTTGTGTTTACTGTTTTGCCTGTTGGTGTGACATGGATAGCGAAGAAAATACGACGTACTTAG
- a CDS encoding TrmH family RNA methyltransferase, whose amino-acid sequence MTDTSQHSSPHTTHIPLLDDPTTAQVRRIAQALSADNAHTDSDLFVIDDGENIVQALAHGIVLTEVFVTGDTEIDAPTQRALDEHGLPVYRLAVHVAKHLFGTQKRSRLFALAQVPQPAQLSDITHLHGDIIVLDGVKLAGNIGAITRTACALNASAVVLVDSDLTSIVDRRLVRASRGTVFALPVVLAQRSDFVCYVQEHSIALATLSADAAHPISEIAQVQQRLAILMGSERHGPSTQLDSLASMRFSIPMSDKVESLNVSVATAIALFAHSMR is encoded by the coding sequence ATGACGGATACTTCGCAGCATTCTTCCCCGCACACTACCCACATTCCGCTTCTCGACGACCCGACAACCGCCCAGGTAAGACGCATTGCACAAGCTCTCAGCGCGGATAATGCTCATACTGACAGCGATCTATTTGTCATTGATGACGGTGAGAATATCGTTCAAGCGCTCGCGCATGGAATTGTGCTCACGGAGGTATTTGTTACAGGTGACACTGAGATTGATGCTCCTACCCAGAGGGCACTCGACGAACACGGATTACCTGTGTATCGTTTGGCAGTTCATGTGGCAAAGCACCTTTTTGGGACGCAAAAACGCTCTCGTCTGTTTGCGCTGGCACAGGTTCCGCAGCCTGCTCAGCTCAGCGATATTACACATCTACATGGCGATATTATTGTGCTAGATGGGGTAAAGCTGGCGGGGAATATCGGGGCTATTACCAGAACTGCGTGTGCGCTGAATGCCTCGGCAGTGGTGCTAGTAGATAGTGACTTAACATCTATTGTGGATCGTCGTTTAGTGCGTGCTAGCCGAGGGACAGTTTTTGCATTGCCGGTTGTATTAGCGCAGCGCAGCGATTTTGTGTGCTATGTCCAAGAACACAGCATTGCGTTAGCAACATTAAGCGCCGACGCCGCCCACCCCATTAGCGAGATCGCACAGGTGCAGCAGCGGCTTGCTATTTTGATGGGCAGCGAGCGTCATGGGCCGTCGACGCAACTTGATTCTTTAGCGTCAATGCGTTTTTCGATACCGATGAGCGATAAGGTGGAATCACTCAACGTGTCTGTGGCAACAGCTATCGCATTATTTGCTCACTCCATGCGATGA
- a CDS encoding DsbA family protein, with the protein MSNEVTFWFDVSCPFCWVTSRWIKEVEQVRDIKVQWVPMSLSVLNEGRDLDPAYMDKMKANWGPARVFAAIATEHPEKLDELYTDLGTRIHPGGQGAKAGYDAYDELISESLVAVGLDSAYAQVAHTQQWDEQLRKYHSTAMDAVGDEVGTPVVKMGDTAFFGPVITRIPRGEEAGKLFDAAVQLASYPYFFEIKRSRSESPRFD; encoded by the coding sequence ATGAGTAATGAAGTAACGTTCTGGTTTGATGTGTCGTGCCCGTTTTGTTGGGTGACCTCACGTTGGATAAAAGAAGTAGAGCAGGTGCGTGATATTAAGGTGCAGTGGGTGCCTATGTCTTTGTCAGTGCTCAATGAAGGGCGTGATCTTGATCCGGCGTATATGGATAAGATGAAAGCTAATTGGGGTCCGGCTCGTGTTTTTGCTGCCATTGCCACAGAACACCCGGAGAAACTTGATGAGCTTTATACAGATTTAGGAACTCGTATTCACCCTGGTGGGCAGGGTGCAAAAGCAGGGTATGACGCTTATGATGAGTTGATTAGCGAGTCTTTGGTCGCAGTTGGTTTGGATAGTGCATATGCGCAGGTTGCTCATACACAGCAGTGGGATGAGCAATTGCGTAAGTATCACAGTACCGCTATGGATGCAGTGGGGGATGAAGTGGGAACTCCCGTGGTAAAAATGGGTGATACCGCATTCTTTGGTCCGGTTATTACTCGTATTCCGCGTGGTGAAGAAGCCGGAAAGCTTTTCGACGCGGCGGTGCAGTTGGCTTCGTATCCTTATTTCTTTGAGATTAAGCGTTCGCGTAGCGAATCTCCTCGTTTTGACTGA
- a CDS encoding AlpA family transcriptional regulator, which yields MKPKIIDIDTGHELWTAIECATFSHTARGTFTSYAGRGRAPAPVAKLHGLTLWDRKDIEEWVATRKKTKSSHNS from the coding sequence ATGAAACCGAAGATAATCGACATTGATACTGGTCATGAGCTATGGACAGCTATCGAATGTGCTACATTTTCTCACACTGCTCGCGGCACATTCACCAGCTATGCAGGACGCGGACGCGCACCAGCACCCGTCGCTAAGCTTCATGGACTTACTCTCTGGGACCGTAAAGACATTGAAGAGTGGGTAGCGACGCGCAAAAAGACAAAATCATCGCACAACTCTTGA
- the nrdH gene encoding glutaredoxin-like protein NrdH has product MSITVYTKPACVQCNATKKALDRAGLDYELIDISVDDEARDYVMALGYLQAPVVEANGEHWSGFRPERIRTLAAQVA; this is encoded by the coding sequence ATGTCGATTACTGTGTACACCAAACCAGCTTGTGTTCAATGCAACGCCACCAAAAAGGCACTTGACCGCGCAGGTCTTGACTATGAACTCATCGACATTAGCGTTGATGATGAGGCTCGCGACTACGTAATGGCACTCGGATACCTCCAAGCCCCTGTCGTAGAGGCTAATGGCGAGCACTGGTCAGGTTTCCGCCCAGAGCGCATTCGCACCCTCGCAGCGCAAGTTGCCTAA
- a CDS encoding ribose-5-phosphate isomerase: MRVYLGADHAGFEMKNIIAEHLEKQGHEVIDCGAYVYDAQDDYPAFCIEAASRVVNDPGSLGIVLGGSGNGEQIAANKVSGARCALAWSPETARLAREHNNAQLIGLGGRMHSEEEALAIVDAFLEQEWSKEERHQRRIDILADYERTGIAPEVPAAPETN; the protein is encoded by the coding sequence ATGCGCGTATATCTTGGAGCGGACCATGCAGGGTTCGAGATGAAAAACATTATTGCTGAGCATTTAGAAAAACAAGGGCATGAGGTTATTGATTGTGGTGCGTATGTGTATGACGCTCAAGATGATTACCCTGCGTTTTGTATTGAAGCAGCAAGTCGTGTAGTCAATGATCCTGGTTCTTTAGGGATTGTGTTAGGTGGTTCAGGAAATGGTGAGCAGATCGCTGCTAATAAGGTAAGTGGCGCGCGTTGTGCTCTGGCCTGGTCGCCTGAGACTGCTCGGTTGGCACGCGAGCATAATAATGCACAGTTGATTGGGCTTGGTGGGCGAATGCACTCCGAGGAAGAGGCATTGGCTATTGTTGATGCATTCTTGGAGCAGGAGTGGTCTAAAGAGGAGCGCCATCAGCGTCGTATTGATATTCTTGCTGATTATGAGCGTACTGGTATTGCCCCTGAGGTTCCTGCTGCGCCAGAAACAAACTAA
- the nrdE gene encoding class 1b ribonucleoside-diphosphate reductase subunit alpha codes for MNAANLGRTVAEPASRQEQLDYHALNALLNLYDAEGNIQFDKDREAANQFFLQHVNQNTVFFHDLEEKIDYLVTNKYYDPEVIEKYEFAFIKQLFKQAYAHKFRFPTFLGAYKYYTSYTLKTFDGTRYLERFEDRVCMVALTLADGDTTLAQNLVDEIMAGRFQPATPTFLNSGKAQRGEPVSCFLLRIEDNMESIGRSINSALQLSKRGGGVALLLSNLREVGAPIKHIENQSSGVIPVMKLLEDSFSYANQLGARQGAGAVYLSAHHPDILSFLDTKRENADEKIRIKTLSLGVVIPDITFELAKRNDDMYLFSPYDVERVYGKPFADISITEHYEEMVEDPRIRKKKINAREFFQTIAEIQFESGYPYIMFEDTVNKANPIAGRINMSNLCSEILQVNTASYFNDDLSYAQVGEDISCNLGSLNIAMAMDSPDFATTIETAIRGLTAVSAQTAINSVPSIKKGNDAAHAIGLGQMNLHGYLGREHIHYGSEEGLDFTNAYFAAVLYQCLRASHKLAQEHGQPFAGFADSEYASGAYFDRFDPAEFEPKTEKVKQLFANSSIHTPSAQDWQALKEDVMRDGIFNRYLQAVPPTGSISYINNSTSSIHPIASKIEIRKEGIIGRVYYPAPHMNNDNLEYYADAYEIGYEKVIDTYAVATKYVDQGLSLTLFFKDTATTRDINRAQIYAWRKGIKTLYYIRLRQVALEGTAVEGCVSCML; via the coding sequence ATGAACGCAGCAAATCTAGGTCGAACCGTCGCAGAGCCTGCTAGCCGCCAGGAACAATTGGATTACCACGCGCTTAACGCATTGCTCAACCTCTACGACGCTGAGGGCAATATCCAATTTGATAAAGACCGCGAAGCAGCAAATCAATTCTTCTTGCAGCACGTCAACCAAAACACCGTATTCTTCCATGATCTTGAAGAAAAAATCGACTACCTGGTCACCAATAAATACTACGACCCAGAAGTGATCGAAAAATACGAATTCGCCTTCATTAAGCAGCTGTTCAAGCAGGCATATGCGCACAAGTTCCGGTTCCCAACATTCCTTGGCGCATACAAGTACTACACCTCTTATACTCTCAAAACCTTCGACGGAACCCGCTACCTAGAGCGTTTTGAGGATCGCGTGTGCATGGTAGCGCTCACGCTTGCCGACGGGGACACCACGCTAGCGCAAAACCTCGTCGACGAAATTATGGCTGGTAGATTCCAACCTGCAACGCCAACATTCCTCAACTCCGGCAAAGCACAACGTGGTGAACCAGTATCGTGTTTCCTCTTGCGTATCGAAGACAATATGGAATCCATTGGACGCTCGATTAACTCCGCACTACAGCTCTCAAAGCGCGGTGGTGGCGTCGCATTATTGCTATCTAACCTGCGTGAAGTAGGAGCGCCAATTAAGCACATTGAGAACCAGTCTTCTGGTGTTATTCCCGTGATGAAGCTATTGGAAGACTCTTTCTCCTACGCAAATCAATTAGGCGCGCGCCAAGGTGCAGGTGCGGTGTATCTGAGTGCGCACCACCCTGACATCCTCAGCTTCTTGGATACCAAGCGTGAAAATGCTGATGAGAAAATCCGTATCAAGACTCTCTCTCTCGGCGTGGTAATCCCGGATATCACCTTTGAGCTGGCCAAGCGCAATGATGATATGTACCTTTTCTCGCCATACGACGTCGAGCGCGTCTATGGTAAGCCTTTTGCTGATATTTCCATCACGGAGCACTATGAGGAAATGGTGGAAGATCCACGCATTCGTAAGAAGAAAATCAATGCGCGAGAGTTCTTCCAAACAATTGCGGAAATTCAGTTTGAGTCTGGTTACCCCTACATTATGTTTGAGGACACAGTCAATAAGGCGAACCCTATTGCTGGACGTATCAATATGTCTAACCTGTGTTCCGAGATTCTTCAGGTAAATACCGCCTCTTATTTCAATGATGATCTCAGCTACGCGCAGGTAGGCGAGGATATTTCTTGTAACCTTGGCTCCCTTAATATCGCAATGGCTATGGATTCACCCGACTTCGCCACCACCATCGAAACCGCTATTCGTGGTTTGACTGCGGTGTCTGCGCAGACTGCAATCAACTCTGTGCCTTCCATCAAAAAAGGCAATGACGCAGCTCATGCCATTGGGCTAGGGCAAATGAACTTGCACGGTTATTTGGGTAGAGAGCATATTCACTATGGCTCTGAAGAAGGTCTGGACTTTACCAATGCCTACTTTGCCGCAGTGCTCTACCAATGTTTGCGTGCCTCCCATAAATTGGCGCAAGAACATGGGCAGCCTTTTGCTGGGTTCGCTGATTCTGAATATGCTTCTGGAGCATATTTTGATCGCTTTGACCCAGCAGAGTTTGAGCCAAAGACTGAGAAAGTAAAGCAACTTTTCGCTAACTCATCTATTCATACCCCAAGTGCTCAGGACTGGCAGGCACTAAAAGAAGATGTCATGCGCGATGGTATCTTTAATCGCTATCTTCAAGCTGTGCCACCGACCGGTTCGATTTCTTATATCAATAACTCGACCTCGTCGATTCACCCTATTGCCTCTAAAATTGAGATTCGTAAAGAGGGCATTATTGGTCGCGTGTACTATCCGGCACCGCATATGAACAACGATAACTTGGAGTATTACGCTGACGCCTATGAGATCGGCTATGAAAAGGTTATCGACACTTACGCAGTAGCAACCAAATATGTTGACCAAGGTCTGTCATTGACCTTGTTCTTCAAGGACACTGCTACTACTCGCGATATTAACCGAGCGCAAATTTACGCATGGCGTAAAGGAATTAAGACCTTGTACTACATCCGTTTGCGTCAGGTAGCTTTGGAAGGAACCG
- the ykgO gene encoding type B 50S ribosomal protein L36 produces MKVRKSLRSLKNKPGAQVVRRRGKVYVINKKEPRFKARQG; encoded by the coding sequence ATGAAGGTTCGTAAATCCCTTCGGTCGCTGAAGAACAAGCCTGGCGCTCAGGTTGTGCGTCGCCGTGGCAAAGTTTATGTGATCAACAAGAAAGAGCCACGTTTTAAGGCTCGCCAGGGCTAA
- the nrdI gene encoding class Ib ribonucleoside-diphosphate reductase assembly flavoprotein NrdI gives MLIVYFSSATENTKRFVEKLGFPAQRIPLHSAEQPLEIREPYVLICPTYGGGASISGAISRPVPVQVIRFLNDERNRSFLRAVIAGGNTNFGADFAKAGDIIAKKCNVPFIYRFELMGTDEDVRVVRVGLLAHAQRLGLEHTPTPPQSRKEKVS, from the coding sequence ATGCTCATCGTTTACTTTTCCTCTGCCACGGAAAACACAAAGCGTTTCGTCGAAAAGCTCGGTTTTCCGGCGCAGCGCATCCCGTTGCATTCTGCAGAACAGCCCCTAGAAATACGCGAACCCTATGTGCTGATATGCCCTACCTACGGTGGGGGAGCGTCGATAAGCGGAGCCATATCACGCCCAGTGCCGGTGCAAGTGATTCGGTTCTTAAACGATGAACGCAATCGCTCGTTTTTGCGGGCAGTGATTGCCGGGGGAAACACCAACTTTGGCGCAGACTTCGCAAAGGCTGGGGATATTATCGCGAAAAAATGCAACGTGCCTTTTATTTATCGTTTCGAGCTTATGGGCACAGATGAAGATGTGCGAGTAGTCAGAGTCGGTCTTCTCGCTCATGCTCAGCGCTTAGGACTAGAACACACACCAACACCACCACAATCAAGAAAAGAAAAGGTTTCCTAA
- the nadE gene encoding ammonia-dependent NAD(+) synthetase, producing the protein MNTHNPSPSPATTTSTNKEKGRSLQEKIIQELDIAPAFDPQTEITKRINFLCDYLSTSGACGFALGISGGQDSTLAGKLAQKAVEKLRKEGKEVAFWAIRLPYGVQADEADARTALEFIAPDHSIVINIKDATDAAVAAASAALEQPLSDFNKGNIKARQRMIAQYAIAGEKKLLVIGTDHAAENITGFFTKHGDGAADIIPLFGLNKRQGAALLQALGAPESTWKKVPTADLEDNRPGLPDEEALGVSYHDIDNYLENQEVPTHSRERLEQLWYAGEHKRHLPVAPGDTWWR; encoded by the coding sequence ATGAATACTCACAACCCTTCCCCAAGCCCCGCTACTACCACCAGCACAAATAAAGAAAAAGGGCGCAGTCTACAAGAAAAAATTATCCAAGAGTTAGATATCGCTCCCGCTTTCGACCCACAAACAGAAATCACCAAGCGCATCAATTTCCTCTGCGACTATCTCAGCACCAGCGGAGCTTGCGGCTTTGCCCTCGGCATCTCAGGCGGCCAGGATTCGACCCTGGCTGGAAAACTGGCACAGAAAGCCGTCGAAAAGCTGCGAAAGGAAGGCAAAGAAGTAGCTTTTTGGGCGATACGCTTGCCATACGGAGTACAAGCCGATGAAGCTGACGCGCGTACCGCACTAGAGTTCATTGCTCCAGATCACAGCATTGTCATCAATATCAAAGACGCTACCGACGCTGCCGTCGCCGCAGCAAGTGCCGCACTAGAACAACCACTGAGCGACTTCAACAAAGGCAATATCAAGGCACGCCAACGCATGATTGCCCAATACGCCATCGCAGGCGAAAAGAAACTGCTCGTCATTGGCACTGACCATGCCGCAGAAAATATCACCGGTTTCTTCACCAAGCATGGCGACGGCGCCGCCGACATTATCCCCCTCTTTGGACTCAACAAGCGCCAAGGCGCAGCACTACTCCAAGCACTCGGCGCACCAGAATCTACCTGGAAGAAAGTCCCCACCGCCGACCTAGAAGATAATCGCCCCGGACTCCCCGACGAAGAAGCCCTTGGCGTGAGCTACCACGACATCGACAACTACCTAGAAAACCAAGAAGTGCCAACACACAGCCGTGAACGCCTAGAACAACTCTGGTATGCAGGTGAACACAAACGCCACCTACCCGTTGCACCTGGTGATACATGGTGGCGCTAG